A DNA window from Aspergillus nidulans FGSC A4 chromosome V contains the following coding sequences:
- a CDS encoding uncharacterized protein (transcript_id=CADANIAT00002994), with protein MCTDHKAPFAGIARMPLKALQGNKSNDVPFQMTRRHCTYKPETSFSADNQISNDMADEDQPDEPATMENILPGLLRQIREEITKQVRDESITPHVQETISWEDSTLAAELWARITSTYGLSTAEERLMTVKALLDINPQGNYPAMIRDPQQIGAKLKCLWQQSFIYTKLDKFFSCGRGPIKNLDIAALADQLVA; from the exons ATGTGTACG GATCACAAGGCACCTTTTGCTGGGATCGCTAGGATGCCGCTAAAAGCTTTACAAGGCAACAAATCAAACGACGTACCGTTCCAAATGACGAGAAGGCATTGTACATACAAGCCGGAAACATCATTCTCTGCTGACAACCAGATATCAAACGATATGGCGGACGAAGACCAACCGGACGAACCAGCCACAATGGAAAATATCCTACCAGGATTACTTCGCCAAATACGCGAGGAGATAACTAAGCAAGTACGCGATGAG TCAATTACGCCGCACGTACAAGAAACAATTAGCTGGGAAGACTCTACATTAGCGGCAGAACTATGGGCCAGAATAACATCAACATATGGCCTATCAACAGCCGAAGAGCGTCTTATGACTGTCAAAGCCTTGCTTGACATTAACCCACAAGGCAATTATCCGGCAATGATCCGggatcctcaacaaattGGAGCAAAGCTCAAAT GCCTATGGCAACAAAGCTTTATTTATACAAAACTTGACAAGTTCTTCTCCTGCGGCCGTGGACCAATCAAAAACCTAGATATTGCAGCATTGGCAGACCAATTAGTGGCTTGa